In a genomic window of Jaculus jaculus isolate mJacJac1 chromosome 8, mJacJac1.mat.Y.cur, whole genome shotgun sequence:
- the Ehf gene encoding ETS homologous factor isoform X1: MILEGSGVMNLNPGNNLLHQQAAWSDSYSTCNVSSGFFGSQWHEIHPQYWTKYQVWEWLQHLLDTNQMDASCIPFQEFDVSGEHLCSMSLQEFTRAAGSAGQLLYSNLQHLKWNGQCSSDLFQSTHNVIVKTEQTDPSLMNPWKEENYLYDSSYGSTVDLLDSKTFCRAQISMTTSGHLPIAESPDMKKEQDHPAKPHTKKHNPRGTHLWEFIRDILLSPDKNPGLIKWEDRSEGIFRFLKSEAVAQLWGKKKNNSSMTYEKLSRAMRYYYKREILERVDGRRLVYKFGKNARGWRENEN; this comes from the exons CTCCTCCACCAGCAGGCCGCCTGGAGCGACAGCTACTCCACGTGTAATG TTTCCAGCGGGTTTTTCGGAAGCCAGTGGCACGAAATCCACCCTCAGTACTGGACCAAGTACCAGGTATGGGAGTGGCTGCAGCACCTCCTGGACACCAACCAGATGGACGCCAGCTGCATCCCTTTCCAGGAGTTCGATGTCAGCGGCGAGCACCTGTGCAGCATGAGCCTGCAGGAGTTCACGCGGGCGGCGGGCTCGGCGGGGCAGCTGCTCTACAGTAACCTGCAGCATCTCAAGTGGAACG GCCAGTGCAGCAGTGACCTGTTCCAGTCCACACACAACGTCATTGTGAAGACTGAACAAACCG ATCCTTCCCTCATGAACCCCTGGAAAGAAGAAAACTATCTCTATGACAGCAGCTATGGTAGCACAGTAG ATTTGTTGGACAGCAAAACTTTCTGCAGAGCCCAAATCTCCATGACAACCTCTGGTCACCTTCCAATAG caGAGTCCCCAGATATGAAAAAGGAGCAAGACCACCCTGCAAAGCCCCACACCAAAAAGCATA ACCCAAGAGGGACTCACTTATGGGAGTTCATCCGGGACATCCTCCTGAGCCCAGATAAGAATCCAGGTCTCATCAAGTGGGAAGACCGCTCGGAGGGCATCTTCAGGTTCTTGAAGTCCGAGGCTGTGGCTCAGCTGTggggcaaaaagaaaaataacagtagCATGACGTATGAGAAGCTCAGCCGAGCCATGAG ATATTACTACAAGCGAGAAATCCTGGAACGTGTGGATGGACGACGGCTGGTGTATAAATTTGGGAAGAATGCTCGTggatggagagaaaatgagaactgA
- the Ehf gene encoding ETS homologous factor isoform X2: MILEGSGVMNLNPGNNLLHQQAAWSDSYSTCNVSSGFFGSQWHEIHPQYWTKYQVWEWLQHLLDTNQMDASCIPFQEFDVSGEHLCSMSLQEFTRAAGSAGQLLYSNLQHLKWNGQCSSDLFQSTHNVIVKTEQTDPSLMNPWKEENYLYDSSYGSTVDLLDSKTFCRAQISMTTSGHLPIESPDMKKEQDHPAKPHTKKHNPRGTHLWEFIRDILLSPDKNPGLIKWEDRSEGIFRFLKSEAVAQLWGKKKNNSSMTYEKLSRAMRYYYKREILERVDGRRLVYKFGKNARGWRENEN; encoded by the exons CTCCTCCACCAGCAGGCCGCCTGGAGCGACAGCTACTCCACGTGTAATG TTTCCAGCGGGTTTTTCGGAAGCCAGTGGCACGAAATCCACCCTCAGTACTGGACCAAGTACCAGGTATGGGAGTGGCTGCAGCACCTCCTGGACACCAACCAGATGGACGCCAGCTGCATCCCTTTCCAGGAGTTCGATGTCAGCGGCGAGCACCTGTGCAGCATGAGCCTGCAGGAGTTCACGCGGGCGGCGGGCTCGGCGGGGCAGCTGCTCTACAGTAACCTGCAGCATCTCAAGTGGAACG GCCAGTGCAGCAGTGACCTGTTCCAGTCCACACACAACGTCATTGTGAAGACTGAACAAACCG ATCCTTCCCTCATGAACCCCTGGAAAGAAGAAAACTATCTCTATGACAGCAGCTATGGTAGCACAGTAG ATTTGTTGGACAGCAAAACTTTCTGCAGAGCCCAAATCTCCATGACAACCTCTGGTCACCTTCCAATAG AGTCCCCAGATATGAAAAAGGAGCAAGACCACCCTGCAAAGCCCCACACCAAAAAGCATA ACCCAAGAGGGACTCACTTATGGGAGTTCATCCGGGACATCCTCCTGAGCCCAGATAAGAATCCAGGTCTCATCAAGTGGGAAGACCGCTCGGAGGGCATCTTCAGGTTCTTGAAGTCCGAGGCTGTGGCTCAGCTGTggggcaaaaagaaaaataacagtagCATGACGTATGAGAAGCTCAGCCGAGCCATGAG ATATTACTACAAGCGAGAAATCCTGGAACGTGTGGATGGACGACGGCTGGTGTATAAATTTGGGAAGAATGCTCGTggatggagagaaaatgagaactgA